In Oryctolagus cuniculus unplaced genomic scaffold, mOryCun1.1 SCAFFOLD_155, whole genome shotgun sequence, the genomic stretch atttttgttcacaactgatcataatgataggactaagagtcaaagggatcacacaaacaagacaagtgtctgcaaatactaactgacagaatcaaaaagggagagaacgatccaacataggaagcaggatacacagcagactcatagaatggcagatgtcctaaacagcactctggcttcagaatcagcccttaaggcagtcagatctggctgaagagcccatgagagtattttaggcatgaaaagccaagacactctggggggggggggacctaaatgaaagatctctgcgagtgtgatcccagtggaaagaataggtcatcaaagaaggaggtacctttctctgaagggagaagagaacttccactttcactatgaccttgtctaagtaagatcagagttggtgaactcaaaaggcctccatagccttggcaactcatgacaagagcctagggtgattactgatgccataactgagtgtcaatttgttcagtcaacaacaggagtcactgtgtacttactcctcatgtaggatctccgtcctaaatgtgctgtacattgtgatttaatgctataactagtactcaaacagtatttcacacttcctgtttctgtgtgggtgtcaactgttgaaagctttacttaatatatgctaaactgatcttctgtatataaagataattggaaatgaatcttgatgtgattggaaggggagagggagtgggagaggggagggttacaggtgggagggaagttatgggggggaatccattgtaattcataagctgtactttggaaatttatattcattaaataaaagttataaaattaaaaaaaaaaggcagttaggtaggaggaaaaaaatgctaGGGTTACAATTTACCAGGTATTTTATAAAGAATCAGGAAAAGAGATTTTAAAGACTCTCAAGAAAAGAAATAGTGAATGCTTAACAAGATGCAAATGATAATTACCTTTATTCGATTATTGCATGTTGCATACATGCATTGAATCATTACAACATACCTTATAAATATACACAAGTATTATGtgctaatttaaaaagaagaaattctataAATATGTCTCCACAATTCAAATGGTAGTAATACAAATGGTCGTGCCTATGCAAAAATAAAGAATCTAAACAGAACCTTCATATCTTTTACATAAACTTATACAAAATGAATCACAGACCAAGGTGCagaaagcaatattataaaatttCCATAAGGTAAAATTGGAGATTACCTTCTTGATCCTGTACTTGATCATGACAAACTATACGGAAGAACCAAAAAATTtctgtgaaggaaaaaaataaatttggaatttATTAAATTCAAAAACTCCTGCCGCACAAAAGCactataaagagaacaaaaatgTAAACCAAATACTGGAGACATACTTGCAAACACCAGATGAAGGTGTCATACCTAATATATacaaagaaaacataatattcaacaattaGGAAACAACCACATTAAGGAGCCGGTAGAAGTTATGAACAAATACTCGGTGGAAGACTATATGGAAGACTATATACACAGACAAGAAAAGCATAGGAATTTTCCTATGCCTATGGTCAATAGCATAGGACATTAAAGAACTGAACATTAACAAGATACCAGTACATACCTATTAGAAATTCTTAAatccagccggcgccacggctcactaggctaatcctccgcctagcagcgccggcacaccgggttctagtcccggtcggggcgccggattctgtcccggttgcccctcttccaggccagccctctgctgtggccagagagtgcagtggaggatggcccaggtgcttgggccctgcaccccatgggagaccaggaaaagcacctggctcctggctcctgccattggatcagcgcggtgcgccggctacagcggcggccattggagggtgaaccaacggcaaaggaagacctttctctctctgtctctctctttcactgtccactctgcctgtcaaaaaaaaaaaaaattcttaaatccaAAGAactgaataacaaatgctggcaagaacaTGGAATAACAGGAAAACTGTCATTTATTCCTGGTAGGGGTGCAAAAATGGTACAGCCGCTTTAGAAAGACAATCTGGTAGTTTCTTATAAACCTAACATCTTACTATAGATCATGCTCCTAGGTATGTCCCCTTTTGATTTAGAATTTTATACTACTGCAAAAATCTATATAAGAATGTTTATagtaattattttcataatcttcAAAAATTGGAAGCCACCAAGTTGTCCCTCAATGGACAAGTGGATAAGCAGGCTGTGGTACATCCGTACACTGGAGAATGACCCACCAATACAAAGAAACGTACTATGCAGAGGAAAGTCATGTGGTGCCGCTAGTTAAGCTCCTGCTTGTGAagtctgaatcccatatcagagcccccagtcaagtcctggctgtttcacttcccttccagctttctgcaagTTTGCCTggcaagatggccaaagtacttgggccccatccacgaacatgggagatttggatggtgctcctgacttctggcttcaacctggccaaacGCTAGCTGTGCTGTATGAGACACACTGATGCTATAGTAATACCTAACTTTTATGGTATTTTTTAGGGAGTAGATAGCCTCGTTATtaagtgttgtggcataacgggttaagttgccacttgcaatggTGGCATCTACTATCAGAGGAAAgttttgaggcctggctgctctgcttccaactcagctccctgccactgtgccttaaaagcagcagaagatagctgaagtgtttggacccctgccacccatatgggagacctggatggagttccaggttcctggctttggcctggaataGCCCCTGCAGTTGTgcctatttgggagtgaactagtagatggaagattttcttcaaTGCCCCAACTTTCCCCCAACTCTGCCccctttactctgcctttcaaacaaataaaacaaaatatatctttttttttttttttgaaaggcagagtggacagtgagagagagagagagacagagagaaaggtcttccttttgccattggttcaccctccaatggccgctgcggctggcgtgctgcagcctgcgcaccgcgctgatccgatggcaggagccaggtacttctcctggtctcccatgcgggtgcagggcccaagtactcgggccatcctccactgcactccctggccacagcagagagctggcctggaagaggggcaaccgggacagaatccggcgccccgactaggactagaacccggtgtgccggcgccgcaaggcagaggattagcctagtgagccgcggcaccggcccaaaatatatcttaaaaaaaaaaaaaaaaaaaaaaagataccacatgggtccagcactgtggctgagAATGTAAagtgccacctacagtgccagcatcccatatagggactGGTTCCACTTCCgtctactctacttccaatacagctctctactacgacctgggaaagcagaaggtggcacaagtccttgggcccctgcaccaacgtgggagacccagaagaagctcctggctcctggctttacatgggtgcagttctggctattgcagccatatgggaagtgaaccagtggatggaggacctctctctgtctctacctctttctgtaactctgtctttcaaataaataaaataaatcttttaaaaaaatgggttttGATTAATGATGTAGAAGTCCTGCGCTGTGTTGTTGTGTCCTGGCCCCAagatcctggcttccagctgcagcACTTCCACGGCTGTTGCTGgaatttaaggagtgaattaCCAGATGGcactctccatctgtctgtctgtctacctctgtgtttgtctgtttcttcccctctgcCCTCAAATAAATGCTGAATTTTTAAGTGaggaaaatgtatcttttttatttatttatttttttgacaggcagagtggacagtgagagagagagacagaaaggtcttcctttttcattggtttaccccccaatggccgctgtggccggcgcaccacgctgatccgatggcaggagccaggtgcttcccctggtctcccatgcgggtgcagggcccaagcacctgggccatcctccactgcactcccaggccacagcagagagctgaactggaagaggggcaaccgggacagaatccggcgccccgaccaggactagaacccggtgtgctggcaccacaggcggaggattagcctattgagccgtggcgccagccaggaaaATATAACTTAAGGTATAAAAACAGACCATGTATGCACTTAATGTGTGCCATGTACTTCAATATTAATAGATGACATGAAATAACCTAGAGTTCATAGGAGAAAGTATTTATTACAAATGCCCACATTATTGTTTTCTTGACATCGTTGTTTTTGACAGTTAGAGAATCTGAAAACACCATTCACCACGtgtcagaaaagaaaatgtcacctTTAGTCAAACTAAGTCAATCCTGAACTAGAAttattaactaaaataaaattgaagctaTTTCTGTACTTCtgtcttaaaaaagagagattatttatttaaagccagAGCtccagaaagagaaagtgagactgagagaaatattccatacactggttcactcctctgaaagccacaacagccagggctgggccaggccaaagccagggagcaggagcatTATATGGGTCTCAcggttgggtggcaggggtgcaaagaCTTGTGCTTTGCCTAGGCaataatcagggagctgggtcagaactggagcagctatgACACGAtgcagcgcccataggggatgccagcaagggatggctttacctaccatgccaGTACACTGGTGCCactttctgtatttcttaaaGAGAAGTACTACCGGCTGATCTCAGAGATAACAGACCTATAAATCCTGTTTATTCTACTATAATTAGACTATATAAAATCAGTAAGTCCAGTTTAATAATTTGATTCCTATACTGGAAAATTCAgtttaaaaactgaagaaatacaCCTTGAAATGAAACCGTATTTCTAGACATTGTAAAACCAACATTGATGCTAAAAGGTACTAAAGTTAtgcagattcttttttaaaatcattcaagTTTTGTTCCACATTGTCCTGGAAATACTAGCTAgagaaattaggcaagagaaaaaatCAAGGGCACCTAAATTGAAGAGAGGCCAAACTGTCACTTTTGGCTAATGAATGATCTTACATATAGAAATCTCCCCAAAGACTCTACCAGAATGCTGAGAGAACTAACACAATCAGCAAAGTTTCAGGCTGCAAAGTCAACATACACTAACCAGTAGAAAGCCAATCCCATGTTCAACAGCTACactaagaaaaaaggaaaataatgggaATACCTGTGACCAAagaggtaaaagatctctacaattgaAAGTATACATCATTGATGATAGAAATTAAAGAGTATTTTAGATATGAGATTAGCATGTACTACTTGTTTTATGGTTACAGTTCACTATTTCAACACATACACTCAGCGTAAGTTGATCATACCAGACAATTAGCCTTCCCAGAGATCGTATTCCTTTTCGGATTCACCATCCTGTAGTTCAGCCTCAAAGATTCCTTTCATGCAGAGCAGGACTAGTGGTGAGGAATGTCCATGTCCCTCCAGACTTCATGTTCAAACTGCAGGGTCAATGCTACAGTATAGAGGTGGGGAATGCAGGACTAGGGCTCCATTCTCTTTCACAGGATGAGTGGgttcattttttctaaaataaaaagagttagatacttacttgaaagtcagagatacagcaTGAGAGGGGgaacagggcagagggcagaggggaaagggatatcttccaactgctggttcactccccaaggagcCACAATTaccagggctggctcaggtctgtcctgaactccattcagatcctccacatgggtggcagaggcccaaatacttgggccatctactgctgctttcccaggcacaatagcagggagctggattggaagtggagcacccaggcctccaatcagtgcccacatgtgatgctgctGTAGCAGGGTTTAACCTGCTGGACTCCATTGTAGGCCCCAGAATACGTGACTGTCTAAAAGTGCTTGAAGGGGTGAGGTTGTGATTAAACAATCTGAGGACACCCCAGGAAGGCATGATCTTTCCTTAAAATTTACGGGTGAGTGTTGAAATAAGATGCGGTACTTTTTCAAGGGCTACAATGCAATTTTTCCACACATGTACTTGGCTTCAACCAACCACAGCAAACCACCAGCCTTTCCATCTTACCATCTCTCTCTGAAGAAGGCAcggcagcagcagagagggagtgCTTTTTAGACATCAAGTCTGCTGCAGACCTGATTTTAGTcatccagcctccagaacaaACACTGAGGAatgaccaggagaggcacctggctcctggcttcggatcagcgtggtgcactggccgcggtggccgttggagggtgaaccaacggtaaaggaagacctttctctctgtctatttcactgtccactctgtctgtggaaaaaaaaaaaaagagtagctcaGAAATCCTGAGACATCTGGAAATGTCTCGATTTCTCCCTGCTATTCTAAGGACAATTTGGAGAAAGCAGCTCTCTCAGCTGCACTTAGATGGCCTTCCACACCTGACCTATGCCAACCCAGCTACCTTCTGGTTCTCCAGGGTTTCTAACAAGAATTCCAGTGATGGTCTTAGGGGGAAAGGATGATCAGAGATTCCCTTCCTCTCAGCTCTGTCCATGTGAATAATGCGTCTGGTGGTGCCACAGGCAACAGAACACTTTGTCAAGGTTATCAGGATGCTAGAGAAGTAGTAACATCATTCTGAGACCTACAATTCAGAGATTCAAAAAACTGGATGTGTATCTTGATTGCAGACAGAAGTCTTTAAAGACCTAAGAGCTGTTATCACTctttaaatgagaaaagaaaaggcCACTGGAGCATCCTACATGTTTTAATGTCTCAAAATATAAACGTCAATCTATTACCACCCTAAGCCAAAAGTTCATGGGTCCTTGGTTTTGTTTAACTGGAAGGTTTTTGAGAAAACTCCTGAGGATTAGCCGTGGCTGTGACTGGTCCCTGCCTTGCTCTGACTTCCTAAGGACCAACTGTCATGAAATACAAATTCATGCAAGTCCTTGCTGGACTGCTATTGGTCCATTTCTCGCTCTGACTTCATAGGAAGACATTGATCACATACTTCCATAATATATTGGGGCATCCTACATGTTTTAAtgtctcaaaaaataaacatcaatcTGTATCACAAACCTAACCAAAACCTcttggagttcttggctgccGCTCAACCTTGATTGGTCCCCGCCTGGCTCTGACTTCATAAAGACCAACTGTCATGAAATAGAAATTCGTGCAAGTCCCTGCTGCACTGCCATTGGTCCATTTCTCCCTCTGACTTCATAAGGAGCCCTATGATGACAGGATTCCACACACCTATATAAGCGGCTGCGTGGCCCAGGTTTTTGTCCGCTTTACCAGGGAGCTATTTCGGTGACCTGTGTGACTTGGACCCCTCTTTGCTTGCACTTGTGTTGGTTGGTGTTGGtgtgctgttttgtttgtttgtttgtttcttgttctatttgtttttttcttttccccattttgttttagtttgtttttttcctcctatttcttttttggcCCAGTGTgtctttttttgcagttttttttctttttggcttccCCCATCTTTAGCTAGACAGTGCTGCTAGATTTCATAGTGTTAGTGTAGCTattcagtatttgtttttttggagtttttctggtttttgttttctgttttggttagATAGGACTTAGTCTTGCCACTGTGTGTGATTAGTGTAGTTAGTATAGCTAGTGTGCCACTATAGTCAGATCAGCAGGTAGTCCCCTTGTTGtccctttattttcttagttATTGTAGTTAGGGTAGCTCCTTAGTTAGCGTCTATGGACAGGAATATtagccagagcagagcagagagtgtAGTTAGGGACACCAGCCTGGAAGGCCGTGAGGACCTGGATGTCGACACCAGCCGTCAGCTTGATCTCCAGTTTCTGTCagtcctgggcaggggcagcttcAGCAGGGTGCTGCTGGCCTGCCAGCCGTCCAGCCAGCGGCTGGTGGCCGCGAAGCTGTTCAAGGAAGACGAGAGGGACCCTTTCGGCGCCAGGCGAGTGATGCAAGAGGCCAGCATCATGCAGCTCCTGAGCCACGAGAACATCATCAAGCTGCTGGAGGTGGGTTGCGTCGGCCAACACCACTGCCTGGTGTTGGAGCTGGCGCAAAGGGGCAGCCTCCACCAGTACGTGATGAGCCGGGGTGGCCTGCCAGAGCCCGAGGCCATGGTTATATTTGATCAGATCCTGGCGGCCGTGGGCCACTGCCATGAGCAGCGCGTGGCCCACAGGGACCTCAAGCTGAAAAACCTACTGCTGGACTCAGACATGAATGTCAAGCTGGTGGACTTTGGGCTCAGCTGGCAGCTGCCCGAGGGCGAGCTAGTGTCCGGCTTCTGCGGGACCCCAAAGTACAGCGCCCCCGAGGTGTTCCGGCAGGAGCCGTATGATCCATTCGCAGCAGACCTTTGGAGCCTGGGGGTCATCCTCTTTGTCATGCTGGCGGGGGCCATGCCCTTCAGCGGGAAGGACCGGGAGGAGCTGCGGGACTGCATCCAGAGGGGGAGCTACGAGCTCCCGTGtgcggccagcccagccctggaggagcTCCTGAGCTCACTCCTCAGCCCAGACCCCTGCGACAGGCCTACAGCGGAATCTGCCCGCCAGCAATGGTGGTTTGACCCCTTACGAGAGGAAGCTGAGGGCGAGGAGGTGACCGTGGTGCAGCCCCTGGGGGTTCCCGAGGACCCAGAGGCCCAGGAGTACCTGGCGGGCCTGGGTCTGCTTCCGGACGCTGGAGCCTCGgtgccatctggtcctggaggATCCAGCCGGATGTCCCTGCAGCCGGACTCCCGGAGCCTGGAGCAGGTACAGCCCTGTTGGCAGAGCGTGGGTCTGGCCGTGGTCTCCCCGCACAGCTTCATGGTTTTGTGGGCATGAGGGAGGTCCGGAGTGCACCTGTCCTCCTCACccgtcttcccctctctcctcagGGACACAGGGAGCCCGAGCCTGAGCTGGGGTCTGAGTCCGAGGCGGAGTCGGATTCAGAGCtggtgctggagctggagccCATGCCCGAGCTGGAGTTGGATCTGGAGTCGGAGTCAGAGTTGGAACCTGAGCCGGAGCCTGCCGTTGCTGCCCCCGTGCTGGCCATTTCCCTCCCTGGACAGCTGAGGGAGAggagccctggtgccagcccagcccccgagCCCGTCCCTGTggtcgtccctcccacccccagccccaggagcagacTGCACCTGGTGGTGCCAGAGGTCCCAGCAGCTGAGCCTCAGGAGCCTGGGACCtcagcagctgcctctgtccAGAGCAAGggccggcaggggctgggcaggaggattGGCAGGAGCATCCTCAGATTCCTCCtgtgtgcctgctgcctgccagccccAACCCCTAGCCCTGGCTCCCGCAGCCGAAAGGTGGCCCCCTGCTAGCCTACCTCAGAGCACATCAAGAACAGGGGTCGAAAGCGGGGCCTCCTGAAGCTTTTTCATTTGCTTGAGAGTTTTCTATGCTTCTCATGAATAAAAATCTGAACTGTATGCATGGAATTGGTCCTGTGTGGTGTTTGCGTCCCTGTGTACACCTtggcatggatggatggaggtaACAGGCAAGAGGATGTCACATGACAAATACAGGCCCCTCTCACTGCTCTGGGGCTAAGACAAAGGCTGACCTCCAAGACCTAGAGAACAGAGTATTGGTTCCAgaggctggtgggggtggggggttgaaAGGGCAATGTGGGCTGGATACTGGAGTGTGGGAGGGATGGAGGTGAGAGGGTGGTGGGGTGATGATGGTGAGGGGTGCGTAGAGGGAGGGAGTTGAGgagtgggagggagcagagaaAGGAGTGTTCCTAAACCTCTCACACAGCAGGGAGGTCCTAGTCACTTGGAATGTGCACTGAGGTAGAATTGCGTATCCATACCCAATACCCACCTGCATTGCCAACGGAGAACAAGACCCCACCCCCAAGGGCCAAGGACTCTGACATCACAGTGTACGGGACTGGCCAAGTGTGGACTCAGGCAGCTgcaggttggagctgggccagaattTCAACTGTGGCCTGGGTTCAGCTCAGAACAGAGGCGGCTATGTAGCTGAGGTTTCCCTGCAAGTGTTAAGACACTGGGTCACCTCGCCAGAGAATGGACTTCCAAAGCTGCCTGTGAACACAGGACAGAGCTGGAAGTCAGCTGGAGGCTGCCAGCAGAGGACAGGGCCTCTCGTTCGCTACCTGGGGAAGCTGTAGATGGGATGATACTTAGCTAATGATCATTCCTTTCCAATCTGAAGGTAAAATCGATGCTCCCCCATACACATCACAGAGCTCATTTGCTGTTCTGCCTCCTATCAGGACACACTCAGAGCTGCACTGTATTCCAGCTTATGTGGGTGGGCTGGCCATTCTTGGAGGCCTcagggcagttacagagaaaagtgaCTCCGAGAAATCTCAAGGTCACCTACTGGAGTGACAAATGGTTCACAGTAGTCCTGATGGGATAAAACTGTGACCATGTGCAGCGCAGTCATGCAGGCACTCCGGGTGAGCTCCCTGCATGCATGTGACATGGCTACCATTGTCAGAGGTGCAATGGGAACACGGTTCCTGCTGGCGTGCGTACCTGCCCATGTGAGACCACAATGACAAGGTCCCAAAAATCAAGCCCTGTTGGGAGTCACAGAGGTGGCCTGGGCAATGCCCCCGGTGGGCTTGGTTCTCCTGACCTTGCTTCTGCGTTCCCTAACTGGTCAGTGCCCAGTATCCTGGCCCAAGACGTGTTTCCCTCCTGGAGAAGTCCCGAGAGGCTTTGCCACGTCCCAACTTCAGCTTCCCTGGACCCTGGGCTCCAGAGTTGAGAGCGATGGTAAAGCACAGCAGCTCGGAGGGGCTGGTGTCTGTAGGAAGGGGCCTTTGCCAAGGCAGGTTCCAGGGCCACAAGACTGTGGATTCCCAAGAGAGGCAGCGGGGAAGACTTTCCTCTTCAGTGTACTACAAGGCTCACAGCCCACCTATCATGATCCTGGTTCCTCCCCATCCAGGTGAGACTGTCCttctccctgagggcagggctaGGGAAGCAAGAAGCAGGCCAGGGATGGGGTGGCAGGCTGGGTGCCCCCATCTGTTCCACAGTGTGGGTTTTATTTCACAGCAACACGAAGTGTGGACTCCCACTGTTGCTGTCCTTCAAAGCCATGCCTGGCTCTGTCCCCTTCAGGGCAGGACTCAGCTCCTCCTCTCAATGGAGACCTAAACTcacctgccctcctgcccacctTCCCTCTGCACACATTGAACAGCCTTGTTTATCACAGGTACTGGGTAACCTCTGGTCCACTGCATGTGCTCTTTCCTCTCTGGGAAGCCAGCAGGCCGGGGACACCAAGCCTGAAGCCTGGatctgcatctgggtctctcatgctggGTGTCAGGGAACACTTGGGTGTTCACATGCTTCCTCTCACAGTGCGTGTTGAGTAGGAACGTGAGATTGAAAGCagtgccaggactggaacccaggcactggggtaGTCCATGTGTGCTTCTCAAGTAGGGTCTTGAGACCTGCCCCAGACACCTGCACC encodes the following:
- the LOC127487759 gene encoding MAP/microtubule affinity-regulating kinase 3; translated protein: MDRNISQSRAESVVRDTSLEGREDLDVDTSRQLDLQFLSVLGRGSFSRVLLACQPSSQRLVAAKLFKEDERDPFGARRVMQEASIMQLLSHENIIKLLEVGCVGQHHCLVLELAQRGSLHQYVMSRGGLPEPEAMVIFDQILAAVGHCHEQRVAHRDLKLKNLLLDSDMNVKLVDFGLSWQLPEGELVSGFCGTPKYSAPEVFRQEPYDPFAADLWSLGVILFVMLAGAMPFSGKDREELRDCIQRGSYELPCAASPALEELLSSLLSPDPCDRPTAESARQQWWFDPLREEAEGEEVTVVQPLGVPEDPEAQEYLAGLGLLPDAGASVPSGPGGSSRMSLQPDSRSLEQGHREPEPELGSESEAESDSELVLELEPMPELELDLESESELEPEPEPAVAAPVLAISLPGQLRERSPGASPAPEPVPVVVPPTPSPRSRLHLVVPEVPAAEPQEPGTSAAASVQSKGRQGLGRRIGRSILRFLLCACCLPAPTPSPGSRSRKVAPC